ATACGATGAAAGTGAGAAAATCAAGTTTTCTCACTTCCTCTTATAGGGTTGTATAAGACTACagttacacaaacacaaacgtaGTCTTATTCACACAGAACAAGAAtacacagcagctgcaggactcTGCTGAAAGAAAATGGTGTCTTTTTGAGAACACTTAGCATCAACTACAAATTACAAGCTGATTTGAAGAATTTATCTCTGATATACGGTaggtaaatgtttgttttctgataaacacaatttgctgttttgtgtgtttaaccATGAAGCCTGTTTGAGAGATAAATACTGGATCACTTTTTGTTCAGAGAAGTcttgttacattttaaatgctaaataattTTCTTCACATGTTAAGCAGGTTTATGGTCATTTTACTGTCcgattgtttttattcttttgaatttggtaaaaaggttatgaagacctattatcttacctgctgtagatcgCTTTTTATATgtccttagtttggagaaaaaagttttaattttgaaagtTAGAAAAATAAGCTAATACAGATATGTCTGTCTGAACTgtgtttttctcacattttctgtttgttagttgaaccaatagttcagattttatgAGGCgaagttttgtggaaaggtcatgaacatttaatatcttacctgttgcaagcagctgtttgaacaacgtcattttggagaaataagattttattttggcgggactgatgagctaatggctagctcAAGACTAAagtgccatcttaaaacatctcaaaatttcatagcagcaAACACTGTTATATAATCTTTACattactttcagttttatattgcagtttttttttcatcaaattctgttgtttttgcaaGCACATACAatggcagctagctgtagaaGTCCCAGTGCAGCCTGAGATGCTTcaggcaggaatatcataatatttctacaGGAGTAACCATGTGATGCTAAATTGAGGGTgctgtaaaaagttattttatatcAGCAGCTCATTTTGGTCTTGACAGTGCTCAAATTAGgttttagctcatcagtctggttatctctgtttctccaaattgaagTAATTTAAAttgctatctacaacaggtaatatattatttgttcaaatcCTTTCCACAAAAtctcatttcaaaagatctgaactatccttttcagtctgattttctgagtttgtgttttttttttcttacagccaTGCTTTGTGAAGGGAGATTGCTGAGCATGACTTATGATGAGTTGGAGGAGGTGGATATCCTGTCTACTCAAAAGTCTTTCCACAGTACCCACAGGTCAGCTAACACCTCCGTCATTCCAAACTCCACCAGCCCGACTTCACTCATTCATCACAGCTCCTTGGAGCAGACAGAATGCTCAGACAGCACAGGTGTCTCCGTGGAGTTGTACATTTCTCCTTTGCAGTCCTTTAATGTCCAGGGGGTCTATACGAGCCGGCAGACATCTTCAGAGATAGAAATCCCAGCTCAAGCACACTCAGGTGGTGAAACCCCCTTTTTGGTTCCCTCCTTCTGTGAGAGCATCTGTAAAAACTACAGCGACCTCCACATCGGAGGTGAGCAGGTGCTGCCTGTCTCAGCCAGTGACGGCGAGCTGCGGGTTTGTAATGAGGCTCAGGCTGTCGGTCCCTTCCTCCAATCATGTGATGTTCCCCCAGCTGTGGAGGAATCACTGCCAGAACAAACATCTCAGGGGGGTCCGCTGAACCCGCTGAGGGGAGGTTCAAATCACTGGCGACAGGGGAGCGGCCGCGATCGAAGCTTTTTGTTCCAGGGCCACGAGGGTCCTTTCTCCAACTCCCTTCTGAATCACTACCTGGAGCAAAAGCTCATGGATCTGTACCAGCAGTATATGATGGAGAACATGGTGAGAGAAAGGGCCCCGGGTTCTGATTCAGACGCTGGCATCATCTGCCCTCTGCTGGGCTCTGACCTGTTGCTCCCCAGCCTGGAGCAGATCACTCTGCAGCTCAGTCGAGAGGGAAACCTGGAGGCCGGGCTGGCCAAGGACATGGTCCTGAGCTGCCTGCTGCGAGTGGCCAGTGACCTGCAGTCCGGGGAGATCAGCACCccctttctgcaaatttcaacCGAAGCATCCAGGGAGCAGCTCCCAGACAGTAAACAGGAGTAACCACGAGGTCGACACTACCACTCTATCTCATTTAACACAACTGTTGTCACTTGAGAAAATGTAACTGTCATGATGTTTGCCTTTTTCATGTGGAATTGTTTCTTCCCTCGGTAAACTGTTGTTGTGTCGTGTCAGTTTTGTCTTTCTACATGACTAAAGAGgaactgaaaactgaaactgcTATTGAGAAAAGAACATTATTTTACACAGAATAACACACAGCATATAACAGcatcttttctgttgtttcttgtggtgaaacaaaaaaagttatagcttttcttgtcatgatttgtaaagtttgtgtttgatttagGTTAGATTCTTTCTTTAGTGTTTTGtatctgtgtttgctttttgtttagtttcactGGGGGTTTTGGTTACCTAATGCAGTTATGAtcttggttttgttcttgtattATCATTACCACTAGATGCACCCTGTTTCTAACTCTTCACCCACTATATGCCTCCAATTAATAAGCAGCACACCTGTTCTCGATTACAATCACCCCATCCCAGTTTATATActcttgttttttctcagttttttccttttatttaccTCCATGTATCTGCTGTTCTCATCATTACATGCTGCATTTGGAATCTTTGGACgaaatgaataaaagtcttGGTTCGTTGTAGTTTTGCCCCCTGCATGCCTGCATTTGGGATCTTCTACAACTCTCATGACATCTCTGTTTAACCCACAATGTTAGATTAAAGACTTGCTTTACAATTCACCCTCACCCAAAGATATTTGTCTTATTATTACTTCAGCTTGCCttcacttttcaaaaataattaagtGTTGTGGAAAAGCGATGGTGCTTCCAGACACCATTATTCTGGTGTGAGCGGGCGTCGTTGTCAAACATGCACAATCTGTCATGTAGGCTGCTGATACTTAACTTCATGATGAGAATGGCAACATCTTTTTCAGAGCTACTTTTTCTACAATTGGCTGATGATATCTCGTTGactttgtagtttttgttgtcTGCAGAATGAATTAGAGCAGATCAGACACCTGCATGAAATCTTTGTTTGTGCAGTGTTTAGTGGAATTACAACATGATTTAGTGAGATGACAATTTTAAAGGCCCATTGTGATactgttttactgaaacattaGCAAAGTGCATAGCTTGTCAAGTCTTATCATTTGAAATCTTGCCAATAAATTCTTGATTTTTTAATGAGGTGgttgaaaatattaaatttctTTATGCATCAGACATAATTTTAAGGCAGAATATTTTAGACCTCGATATGTCCTTCAGATCTAGTTTGCCGCTTCAATTTGTTCTGACAGAgccttaaaataaactaaagtatCCGTTATACCTTCAGTAGTTCAagcccatccatccatccatccatccatccatccatccatccatccatccatccatccatccatccatccatccatccatccatccatccatccatccatcttctgtcAATTATCCATGGTTGTGAAGACCTCCATGGAAATTCCAACAAGTAACAGTACAAGCAAACTAGCAGCAAATATAaagtaataaagaaaattatattATTTGATTCCTCTAATTGTTATGCTGTAAAAATTGACTTCAAcagaatattaataataaagtgTTAGCATATAGCAGCATGCTATTACATCACAGCAATAGTTAAGATCTTTTGAGGTGGGGTTtagtggaaagattatgaacaaataatacagacgtagataaatttgttggtacccttccacaataatgaaaaaaaaaaaaaaacataactcaTGTGACTCGCCAAAATGCTCCAGTtttctcatcagtcccagaaactttgggGCAACacattttggtgaattcctgTCTGGCTTTTTTTGCCAGTAGTGGAGCCCTCCTTGGTCTTCCTCTAAGAAGCCCATTATGATCCAACATATAACAGATGGTGCAAGCAGAAAGTGATATATCTTGACCTTGGAGTTTAGCTTGAATGGTTTCCTTGGTTTCCTTTTTACCATCTACAATATTATTCTGATCAACTTGGGGTTGCAGTTCCTCTTGGGTCCatgtcctgggaggttggccACAGTCCCATGAATCTTATATTGTTCATTAATATTGGCAACTGTGGTCAGAGAAACATGGAGCTGCTTTGAGATGGTCTTGTAGCTGTTACCTTTAACACTGATATCTACAATCGTCTTCCTGAGCTCCTCAGATATCTCTCACATTTGCTTTCTTTGCTCCATATTCAGGACACAATGATACCAAACTACCAAATGATACCAAACTACCAAATggctttttgttctctttaaatagGCTGAAAAGGTGATGGAAAGCTTGATACTAATTAGGGTGATACTAATTAGGGTCAAACACTTACATTGAAACATGACTATATTGCAAAGATTAATTGTCTctttaagggtaccaacaaatctgtccttatcatattttaaaaaaataaataacaaacaatttgttttcacatttttttgttttctctatcACATACTGCAGATATACATTAAAGAATTGCTTTTAACTGATTCACTTTTCATGAGAAATGAAGCGATGCTTCAGTCAACTTTCAGGGTAGAAACAAATATATCCCCATCTTTGTAAAAATAGCTCTTCaaaataacctcagtttggagaaacagaggtCAGTTCCCTCAAACcactcaaacaaaaatatttagacatttataataaaaggcCCTCTTTGGAAGAACTGCCAACAaatcgaaaaaaaaaacataaactattggaaatacaactttaaataaagaacTCTGTTTTATAATACATTTGAAGCCACACAAAGACCTGCTTGGGTCTTCTATAACAATGTGTTTTGGGAACATATTTCATTAGCAATTGtgttaaatctttaaaagtaaTGAGTATTTAAAGCTAAGTGAACATTATGAAGAAGCAATATAAACTCTTTTATCCTTTAAAGGTCTGAatttaaaaatctcaaaattGTACCTATCTAAGTACTTACTTTTATTCTTCTTGATGCTGTTTGTGAACCATACTACTGACAATTAAAACACAATTGTCCTCATAATCATTCAAAATCctgcatttcacttttttttttttaaactcactcTGGTTATAGTTCCATTCGTTTATGAGTTCATTATTGTGCCACaagataaagtttttttttacttctcatGCTTTGTGAATCATTCATGACTTTCTTATGAAGTCTGCAATTTATTAAACAGTCACGGGGGCTGAGGGACATTATCACCTTATTAAGCTTGATGACTTTGACACGCGCGCGCATGCATGCATATTCTCTGCCCATCTGCTTTTTTACCCCTCCTCCTCAATCAGCCGCCATCCATCCAGTTAATACTTCTTATCATCTGTGCTCTGCTACTCAGTAAGTATCATGTCATCAGGACTGGACAGTAAATCTGCAGCATGCAGGCAGTCAGTCACTAACACCAAATCTTACTGTGTCAGGTATGCTGGTACATGCTAGAGATAAGAATATCTAAGCTGCATGATGTATCCAGGGAAAATATTACACAGATTGTACAAATGAGACACGCAGCAGGGCTGCAAACCAGTGCATTTGCACATTAAAGTGACATTtatcccccctcctcctcctatTTAAAGAGCTTTGAAAGACCTGCAACTCTGTTCCAGCTCGTTTTGGCCGTGGCCTTCTGAGCCGCTGTTTGATCAGCTTCCATGTTTCCTGTCCAAACAAAGAGCCACAGGAGGAAACTGTGTTTACCGAGCTGAGTGCTGCGCCGTCGGAGCCCTGTGAAGTCTCAAGGCTGCACAGACACATGTTTGGTATTTTCTGCTTCCATCCAGATTGAACATTCCAGGTAAACGTTAAAAAGAACCCAAGTCCTTACAGATCTAAACAGAAATGCTCACATATAAATATGATTCACCCAATGCCAAGCCCGGCAGTGTGAGCACATTCAAATAAACTGATTCCCACAGACCTTGGGGCCAAATGAAAAGCAGACCTGTTGTTCCAACAGAGGCTGTTTaccaaaattgtttaaaaagggCTGAAGGTAACACTGCATGCAGCAGTTTTTCCTCACAGCATTTATGCACACAACCTTTCCTTTAACCAATTGTGGCAAGTTACGCAAATTATTTCCACTCTCTTCTCAATGtattctcaaaaatgtcattaagCTTAATGTTTGGCCAACAGAATACTAATAGAGAGGCAAATATTTTAGAATCATTTGAGATTAGTTGCCTTTCCCATAACGGCTAAGGTCAAGTGGGAATGAGAAGGTGATGTGACAAAAGAACAGGGTCAGAAACTGATAACATAAAAGGCAATCTGGCGtgatatgttaaaaaaaaaaaaaatctgtctctTATCAACTACTGGTGAAACTAAAAAGGAAGATGAAGTGCTGAAGTATTCTTCAGAAGTTCATAAAGTAATTTCCCTGTCAAAATGAGCTTTTAACATAGAGGGCAGCGGTGGCAAGGCTGGGAGATTTTATATTAAAACCAAGGTCCTAGATCCACTCACTATTGTGGCTTTAATTCTGGCTGCACTCTGCGGcttgctttcatttaaaaagctgttaCTATGCAGCCTTGTTAATTAGAAGAGTCATAGGTTTACCCATAGGTGTgactgtgatttaaaaaatgaacttttgaaGCCTGATAATTCAGATCCTTTATACTTTGAAAATTAGACGTAAATGCTCACAAATATTTTCAGCCTTTCatgtaaaagtaacaaaaaagaaatgcaagGCTCACTCATTCAGACACGCACAGTAGGATGAATTTCAGTCTGCAGCTTGTTATTGGCGACCGTGGagctgtaatgtttttgcctgggtctgtttgtctgtactgttagcaaaatatctcatctctacagattttcatgaaacctttagaaagtaaGCACTGGATgcagatctacaactgattaacttttggactcaatccGATTCAAGTTGTCCACTACAGAAAATGGCTATACATCAGGGAATCTTTCAgatactgaaataaaatttggggtggtagtagctgagagttattcacaacatatactccaagcgctaacagatcatgcgaGCTATCATGTGAGATTGCACGTAATGCtgcttttaacatttaaccaaaatgactataattctgTCAATTCTCAACTTAAGATGATCTGTCTGGCATGACAAGCAATGGAGGACAACCATTCCTTCAaataatgctaggcctttaatatatCAAAGCAGGTATTAAATTTGCTCAcaagcttttttctttcctttattttccATGGATGGCCTTTAAAGCCAAAGTCctttgttttcagattaaatCTACTAGAATGACCTAATGTCCCAATGACAGCATGCTGGCACATTTAATGACAGGGCCTGCTCTGTTCCTCGCTGATTGACACAAAGACACATCGGCGGTGGAACGGGAGAACACACATTTCCCGGTCAGTTAGCCTCCCAAGGTTGCGGGGAGCCTGCAGCGGCACGGGTGACCTTGGTTCAGGCTgagcagacagagagaaacCTTGGGAGACAGCGGAGCAGCAGGATCTGTGCTCTCAAGGAGCTGGGAAAACATAATGTGTTGATGTTTGACGATATATCACTGCACACAGCACGCATATGAATGTGGATGGCAGCTGGCtgggaaaacacattttattcatatGTTCCTCGgtactgaaaaaaaaccaaacatttttctgGACTTTCTTTTGACAAACTGGttcaattattttctttcactgtACATTTGTGAATTATTCGCTGTATTTATATGCATTCTAAACTAAATTTCAACTAAACAGTAAAGTTATTTGTAGTTGACATATAATGTAGACTTTCTGTAAGTTAAGTATTTGTGGTTAAGTTTAAATGTcttagtgttttttaatttacctttaTTACTTTGAATTTATTAATGAAAGCCATTAAAGGCAAtcgatcatgtaattgtctgtgtctctgtgtggttttggttttttgcctgtctgttagcaaaatatctcatgaaccagtggacagactttaatgaacctCTCCGAAAGggatcactggatgcacatctagaAACGATGAACCTTTCAAGCCAACGTGattcaaaatgactgccacagtTCATCAACAAtggcaaacactaaaatggctacaactcagtcatttttacaaatattgagtaaCAGTTTGATGTGGTCATACCCAAGAGTCATTCCTATTATGTACCCTGAGCAATAATAGATTGTACAAAGTCTTTATTCAAAAACTTTAGCATGTAAGGCAGTGAATGGAACACAAGAAAAGCTAgattataatatatttatgCATTTGATGGTTGCTGGGGGCCTGGTGAttgagttttttaaaagaaaaaaaaaatggagtgctacattcagtgattacttttaaTGAGTTTCTACACCCTTTCATTGGTTCGTGAGATATATTGCAAACAGACAAGCAgacaacaccccccccccaacttCATTGCTTTTAATAAAGCTTCAGAACCATCCGCATTGTATATTCTCACAGATTTGCTACCTTTCAGTTGATTCAAATAGTCTCTTTCTTAACTTTGAAATTCATCCAAATAACGAGCCACAAAAATGCAATCCCGACCGAGAGAAAAACACCACCCTGTCTAACATTAAAATACTCCGTGAAAGAGCCGCACAGtgagaaaacagcaaagctGAAGActgaaattcaaacattttagaGTAACTCATTTTGTGATTTATACAAAGAAGCACAAGGTCTGTCTTTGTTAgtgctcatttttgttttcagggttgTATGGTTGCCAAGGTGCCTCAGAACAAAAAGGCTTCTCATGtttcaaaatgcattttgcatGCATTTTGCCTGCAACTATCAggaaaatgttcatattttgtaGTAATTTTACTTACAGTTAAgttattttagaatattttaacCCTAGCCCTCTGTAAAATATCaaaggagacatttttaaacagtcttTCCTGTGGGGCACATGTATGGAGTATGTATGAAGTCaacactaaattaaaaatgaaaggattagtttgctgcctttcatgccagagttttaaactaatacaATTTTATGCTGAAAAATTAAATCTGAGTTAAAGcagatttgatcaaattttttaaatatttgtcacgggaaattttatatttcttctaAATTTACCCGGTAAACTGCAAGGCTTTAGAAATACTCTCTGTTAGTTGTTTTATACCATCAAATCTAACTTATTATTGCTATTTGTCAACTTTTTTCCTTGCTGTAAGCTGGAAATTCAGATTTTTCATTTGTGATTGATTGTGCAGGCATCACAGGTCCAATaataaaactcataaaacattttttttcacattatttcAGCATCTTGAGTATAGGCAGAAGCATAACACAAGAGTGAAGCCTTGGGATTGATGTGATCATGTGGGAGTGATGAAATTACATGATCACAAGTTCTGTGATATTGGGGTGGCAATCACTTTACTTCATCTGCTgtcactgctgtgtttttgaaCAACCTGGGCCAGGTGAAAGCACGACTCACATCAAGGTACAACCTAAAAAACCCCCACAACTGATTACCATCTCTTCATGGTCAGCCTGTAGAAAAGGGACTACTGtctgaaaatcattttatttcttctttgtaCGGCATGCTGAGTGCtaatctgagctcagtttgcTGTGTAGGAGCGTGAACGGTTagattgaaaaacaaaagctttcttTAAAGGTgcaagaagagaaagaaagagataaAATACCTCTTTTAAAGACTTGGTGTACACAGATCTTCTCCTTTTAATAAAtactgcagatttgtttttaacttttagacattttattatgATTTCTCTCTGGAGGAGCTCTGTCCTCTGAAAAAAATGCACTACACCTTCCTGATAAGGTCAGAttagaaaaattaaacttttattacgAGTAGAAAAGTAATACTCTTTTAAAGATGCACAttaggtttcctgagctatccctttagttatgctgctgtaaggttagactgctggaggacaagctgaccacatttcctcactctgctgctgtatCTACTCTTCATGTATGTTTTTGAAATTGTTGCCGCCCATTTTTTCTTCCTGTAGAAACTACTCTTGACCCAAAGcttctgtgtttatctgtgtctctctcctgtcctctcgACCCCAAGCTGGCCAAGGTGGGTGGATACCCATCTCGAGCCTGGTTCCTTTTCTGCGTATAGTAACTTTTACTTGCATGGCTCCAAATTTGgcagaaaaatctaataattaaaaTTGGGAAAAGTCAGGCATTTGGAAATGGGAAATTTCTAAGAACCCAAATTTAATCTTTGCTAATGCAAGCCAACTGAagtcataaaaactgaaaactatgTCTCCCATTGATTTGACTTGTTCTTCCCGGACACCACAGGTTCTGTGCGGAGTTTGGAGGATAATCAACAAAATTCACTGAACCCATCAAAGTTTTTACCATTGCGGCTGAACTGGATACAATATAGTTCTTTTAAAGTagttcaataaaaagaaaagctgcctCTAAACAGGAAGTTCAACAACTTTAGATGGCATTTAGTGAAGGCCTTGGCCTTGGCAAAAGCAAACATGTATAGAAAGAAACACcctgaaaagagagaaaaaggttTACTGGTGCAAATAAATTGTGTAGAGGAGGCAGAATTATAAgcaaaagaatattttttacttAAGCAAGGCCAATGTATAAACTTGAAAAGGTATAAAAGATCGAGGCATAATTGGAAAGCAGTTCTTCGTATAAAAGAATTAAGGATAAGTTTAATACAGTCGAAATGTGACGTACTTTAAAACTACAGTCTGTTGTAATTATTGAAGACCCTGAACTCTTTTGTTTAGACAGGCAAAGCTTACAATGAATCCTTGTCAGGAGGGGCCAGCTCAGACTGATTTAGGTCTTTCATCAGTAAATAATTGGTTGGCATGTTATTTGACTGTGGCCCATTCTTTCTTTTCAGTCTTACAATTGAAGCAAATTGATGACAGATAATTCAAGGTCAAATATCTGAAATGGATTGTGTGCACTTTGTAATGATGCCTCTGTGTTCAGGTAATTCTGGAGAAGCAGCTGTGGATGGCTGTACTCGGTATAGGTGGTTTAATGACTGAGTTGTCCTTATTAGTCTCCTGTAATAATGAGGACAAACTTTTTACTGAACTAGTTTGGTCAAGCTGTAAGGAAATACATTGGGTTTTTCCTCAATGAAAGTACTTTTTCTCTTCAATCTGggtcataaaaaacatttatcttcaTTCATAGAAGATAAAACTTGATAAGCAACTTCCTCATaggatatattttttaaatcttctgttACCCTGAATACTCTGAAGtcattctgtggaaaagttagaTAGCCCTTTGAACAACCAGAACAATAATCTATCTCCTTAGTATTTATTACatagaaattaattattttggtgtttttttggtaataaaaatagcaaaactattatttaaatgttaaagggTTAAAGTCTTGGGAAAGGTTGAATGTTTGACAGTTTGAGCAAGTCTGAAGTTATTTAGGAGATTCacgaaaagaagcagaaaaaatacTAATGTAAGATGATTTTGTGGCAGTTTTTGTGCATATATATTTTAGCCTTCAAGGTGTCCAAACGGTAGTAAATTTGCGGAGGGCGCAGTGgttaaacaactccagtttcaaAGATTTATTAACAGTTGAtgtgaacactgttttataaacctttccatCGTCATCAcactgttatttacataaaagcctatgattatttgcaagtgcaaagaGCAGCTAACTACTGTATATCacttttgtaaatgtaaatcaaGAAGCCATTAAAGACCCAATTCTACTTCCTGGCATTCACTGAGCCGAGCCTTGACACCTTGATTTTGTTCTTTGCtttctattttctttaactTAGTTATTTGACTACTTTgatatttgctttatttgtcaGAATGTTGaacctttatttttcctgttttatgagATAGTATCTTATCTCTGTTGGCTGTGTAAGATTGTTGATGCACTTTAGTTTGATTTTAGTGccgtttaaataaaactaacattgacaatgtattttatctttattctgGAACCCAAACGCTTTCTTgcatatttgaatatttttttcccacatgtTTGCTCTCCCTTGTCCTCCCTTTGCTCACGctcacccccctcctcctcttggCACTCCGACATTGTTATTGGTGTCATAATTTACCTCCTTATGCAAACATGACCCTGTCCTCGATATGCCgcaaagcaaaaatattcaTACTGTAGTTACAGAGAGAGCAATAAACAATGAGACAGGAGGGACATAAATTATTTGCTCCGCAGCTCTTTTATGTTTCACTTTCCGTTCATCCCGTCACCTACAGACGTTCACACTTGCAATGCCTTACATGTGTTTCCAGTTGTAGGATATACATAGAGAAAAGGAGAACTGTTTGATGATGTGACATACATGTGATTAAGATCAACAGATCAGTGAGGACGGACAGTCGCACAAATGAAATGGAACTACAAAGTTGTGTGTATTTGGTAGCACATTATGGGTTTGACCTTGGCAGCCTCTCTCTGATTCCATGCCCTCCCTCTTACATATTCCCCCCCACCGTTGGTCCCACTCAACCTTGGCTAATTAGCTCACATCCCAGTGGCATATGTTCAACATCACAACTGCAGCGCCCCACATCTGCACCACTCCTCTCTGTGGTACAGACATTTATATGTTTGTTCATCACATCATCCGACGTCCTGTTGTGCTTGTCTACAGCATTTATTATCATCTTATAGTGGGCAAaaatctttttgcttttgtgtgtttgttgttccattttttttagcCAATAATCTCATAAACCAAAGGCTATGATGTTTTCAAAATGCCTCCTGGTTTACttgaaaacaaagctttatGAAAACTTTCATGGTTGGTCACATCAATAAGGCCTTGAAGCAtcaaaccagaaaataaaattgatttgtAGAAAATATTAAGTTTTGGATGATAACATCTTCAAAAtgaaaggtctagcattccttaaaggaatgcatattgtctgctGCCTGTTTTAGAGTTACATTAAACTGAGAAACTatggagttttagccattttggtcaaatctttgAAGTAACATTATGCATAATTTCATGCGA
This genomic stretch from Kryptolebias marmoratus isolate JLee-2015 linkage group LG6, ASM164957v2, whole genome shotgun sequence harbors:
- the LOC108232440 gene encoding TLR adapter interacting with SLC15A4 on the lysosome, coding for MLCEGRLLSMTYDELEEVDILSTQKSFHSTHRSANTSVIPNSTSPTSLIHHSSLEQTECSDSTGVSVELYISPLQSFNVQGVYTSRQTSSEIEIPAQAHSGGETPFLVPSFCESICKNYSDLHIGGEQVLPVSASDGELRVCNEAQAVGPFLQSCDVPPAVEESLPEQTSQGGPLNPLRGGSNHWRQGSGRDRSFLFQGHEGPFSNSLLNHYLEQKLMDLYQQYMMENMVRERAPGSDSDAGIICPLLGSDLLLPSLEQITLQLSREGNLEAGLAKDMVLSCLLRVASDLQSGEISTPFLQISTEASREQLPDSKQE